The genomic stretch ATGTAAAAAACATGTCTAAAATTCTAGTTCAACAAGATAATATGTTAGTAAaactagttgttgtttttttttaaataaattttcttCCAACAAGCACATTTGCCAATAGAACTAAACATTCGTACAGGTCTTAAACGCATCTCAAGAAATGTATCAAAAGTCACTTGCAGCAGGAGCACGCAGAAACAGGAGCCAGGTCAAGAAACAAGTCTTGTAATCGGAGATAACAGCATTTTCCGAAATCTTGGGAAACATCATAGAaggtaggattttttttatttacatatcaaacctgttgttgctttctgctaatAAGACAGGGAGGGTTGCTTTGTAAAGCAGTTCATATGATGTGATTTTTACACCCACAGCCCTGCAGTGTCTGTTGTTCTAATTACTACTctgcaataaaaacaatgcagtAGAAAAGCTTAAAATACTGTAGTGGTGTGCTATGTTGAGTTTGTGTAGAGCTCCACTTGCTTTCTGAGTTAGGCTAATCAGATGCTAACTGTGCTGAGTGCACCGGGagttgaggcttcatttacagcttTGGCAGCTTGAAGTGCTACAAACATGTATATACTATATTGGTTTTAAGggtgtaaatgtatttttaataccTGCTGTGAATAACCTTAAGTGCTTTGCATGTTTTGTTAAACATAATCAACATTTACTCAACCATAGACTTTGTACATTTTGGCTTTTGAAAGCTGctgcaaaaatgtgttttatttatattaaaaatatatgatatgatataaatatgatatttatatgaaagagtttatttctgtttttatatttatgcaaTGGTTTTCTCTGCAGATAATGATCAGCAAAACAAAGGAAGGATGAGGGAAGGAAAGGGTATGTTTACTTTTtctatattgttattattatttttttaatttattttcacaacaaaatataaaaaacagaatcCTGTTTCactaaaagagaagaaaatgtgaTGGACAACTGCCAAAAAACCCTCAAGGGGCTTAATGAGTGGCAGTCTCCAGaataacaaatatatttcaagaagaaaaagagaaaaaaacaacaacaacatttcaatatataaaacagttaaacatttaatttacacCACAAATCTATATGGAAAATTCAGACAACTAAGTAGCAGCAACTTTCCTCTCCgtttaaattcttctttagaAAGATCTGTCAGTGATGTGGGAAGACTGTTCCATATCATTGATCCTCTGTATAATAACTGTGTTTGAGTTGTACAAGAGTAAGGAGGCCTGATAAGACAACTACTACGAGTTGGATACTGGTGAAATtcattattaaaagtaaaaatattacaaaagtgCTGAGGAAGTAACTTTTTTATAGACCTATAAACGAATAAAGCTATTTGAAGTTGATTCACTTGATAAACACTAAGAATACTTGCCTGAGCAAACAGTGGTTGTGAGGGGTGTCTACGATTTACACAAAATATTAGCCTTAAAGCTCGCTTCTGAAGTCGAAAAACAGATTCCAGTTTAGTTGGGTGGGTACTAGCCCAACCAACATTACAATAATTGATATATGGATATAACATTGAATAATATAACATAATTGCaacttttttgttaatcagGTGACAGATTTTTCCTAGTATACCAACCACTTTGGCTAGTTTTGTACTTATGGCACTAATGTGGGGTTTCCAGGATAAAGAATCATCTAGAATAACACCAAGGAAACGAGCAGATCTAACATTAATAGAAATATTATCAATTTGAATTTTCAATTGGAGGTTTAAACGTATCAAACTTataaccaaaaaatatataacttgtttttttatgttaagtgACAATTTGTTGGACTTGAACCAATAGGATAACTTGTCAAGTTCTTCATTAACTACCTTTATTAaaatttcaggatttttatgGGAGTAATACACACTTGTATCGTCTGCAAATAAGATTTTAGAAAGTTTATCTGAAACATTAGGGAGGTCtttaacatatattaaaaataacaagggACCAAAGATGGCCTCCTTATGGTAAACCGCACTAAAGAGTATATGAACTATAGAACATAGAACTTTACATTAGTGCTGCCAAACAAAATTTTATTCTTGCTTAACTCTTTTCTCTGTGCTGTTTGTCACAGCTTgcaacattttgcatttttaacatACTCTCACCTACCTCTTATGATACCTCTGAACACAGCCATTATTGTCTAAAATGCTGGCAACCATCTCTGAGCACACCCttaagtgaaaatgtccaaactgTTCCCAAAGTGTCAATATTTAGTGTGACTATTATTTTTCTACCAATGCCTTTGCATGGATTTCATTAGAGCTTCACATGTTTCCACTGGAATCCTTTTTCACTCTTCTGTGATGACATCCCGTTACCCTCAGTCTCTTCTAGCAAGGCAGTGGTCATCTTGTGAGTGTCTAAAGCGTAGTTATGTTTGAATACTGCTCTGcagttcagtttccacagtGAGGAAATCATCCTCTACTTCAGAAATGTCACAGTGCATGTTCCCTCAAATAACTTTGGTTCTCTACAGCCAGCAGCACCCATACAGCCCAAAACATGACACTACCACAACTGTGCTTAACTGTAGGCAACATACACTTTCTTTCCAGGGCTGTAAAGTACCATCCAATGAATTCTTTGTGACTCAATTTGGTCATTGGTGTTGCCAGATACTTATTTGGGTGGTAGATGCCTCAGTAAACAAGCTCTGTGCCCCAGGTacaaaacaaccccccccccacccccccaagaaaaaagcagcaggGGCTCTTGAGAGTGTTCTgtgtaattgtatgttttactCTGGTGTCCTCAGTAAAACCTAACGTGAACTgtgatttgtgattttttttttctttttttcaaagtagTAGTTTTTgcgatcaccaaatttctctacCTGAAATGAAACATGATGCACTTTTCAGACATTGATCATTGCTTTAATCTCTGGACACTGTTGCAACAGGTCTTTAAAAGTGGGACGTGTGAAATGAGAAAGGAGCATTAGTTAGAACTTTTATATTATGGACATATACAAGTTCTAACTAATGCTCCTCTCTCATTTCACACAATTTCAAAGTTTTGTAAATTCCTACAGAACACTTTTGCTACACAggtttatttctttaatgtcttttaaacataggGGTGTTAAGGTGACAGGCATGTTCTTTTGTTCTAGAACTTGATGCAGTGACCCTAAGATCTCCAAGTGAGAACCAAGGAGAACCATCAAAGCAGTCTAAGCAGGCAGGAAAAACTGgtaagcttttttatttaaactattggattctttgttttgataatccttaatgcattttttaaatttgatttccctttttgtaatattaaagtATGAAACCGAAATGTCCAGACATATGAGAACTGAATTGGAGTCATCAGCCTTTAGCTGgtgttctaattttttttttgtgatatcaGTGAGACTTCAGAGATATGTTCCTTCTGATATACTGACAGTCCAGTGGcaaaatatcaaatgcttttttttcaaagtagcggcagaggaaattgtcccaaaacggggttttactagttcaccagtctgacagaaataatccacagtgatttgtaaaacttgcaaggaaccggtaaaaacaatgTCTGGTAACGCAGCCAACTTGTTTCATTACGTAAGctgctcacacccgcagcagcgcaaGCTGTTTTAGCCCCGCTCCGCGTCATCTTTGGAGAAATCTTACggagcttcttccaaaacaaagcaggtatagcagctaaactgagctcccttctttgtgataaaatggtattggtgtatttattttggtaattttactggtcactttagtttattctttgtcagtatttaataacataactcaggtctcttaagttatttttcttaaaaaatatctgttatggttaaagttggttaaaaaagatttaattgaaattctgtgtctgtgttctttattaaaatgaaatcatttaggaatatcataaaatatccaggcagagctgcacataaaatatattaaatattttcaataattatcgatatcgatcaatatgcattttttatcgctaaacttttttttctatatcgttcagccctagtacaACAGTTactattgaattagcttgtaaaGCGCAGTGCCTCACCGCACAGAGacatcacaggatgtgatgtcaggtggacatttttccccaaatatgggcaataatggccgcccccccTACACAGTGATCAAGacaacaatttatgcttttattttcttattgattaacgctaaattcatttaATCACCACGGGCGTATTAGTTTAAGGTATAgttaatgatccactgatttttccctTGTTGACTGGACTGgtcctttaaaaaaacttataataGAAATTTCATGAATTTGATATATCACAAGCAGTTggacataaaaatataatgatGCTCAAGGGCCCAGTTTTTGTCTCTCTATGCACTAAAAATTTTGTTATGTGCTTAaagacagcagagtgagaagaACTGGGCATTTTGCCCCCAGAAGCCCAAGTTTAGAACAACCTATTACCCATTTTCCATTCATGGTTCCAGCAGTACATGGCCCCACTCAGCTCGGCAGACTGCTGCGGTTCATATGCAATTAAACTTGCATATGAACCTTTTCTAGAGAGTTGGGGTCTCTGGTATGCCCAAGTGGGAGGTTCTTGTTGTGTGGAAGGAGTTTGTGTGAGATATTATTGGTCAGTTTGACTATTGTCGTTGATTGGTTGTATTGACTTGCCATGTTAGGTACTctgaaatgtaatttaactaataatgtaatgtaatgtatgacaaacatgcaaacaaataaGAGATCAGGTAGAATGCAATCACGTTTTCACACCAATGTATGGTAAAATGGTCATTTTGGCTGTAAATTAATCTATTGCTACCTTAATgtttaaactgataaaatcATTGTGTCGAGATTGAGGTTTGGTATAATGGTTAAGAATTTAGATGACAAACCTTTGTTAATACATTGATGTAATGTAAATATTACCTACAAtgcaaaaaatgctaaaatggtTTGAAGTATATTCTTTATTTGTGTTGCAGGCAAAGATCAGGATGTGAATAGACCAGCTATTGAACCTACATCTCATCGACGGCTTTGGAGTAAGGCCGAAAAGGCAGCAGTATGGCAACAGCTTTGCCAATATGTAACCTTAGAGAGTTCCTGGTAAAGAACCATGTCTTGAAGCACTTAAAGTTGAGCCTGCACTGAGAAGCCAAACTTGgaaagacataaaaaacaagtttacaaTACTATTACTGTTCAAAAGCTGAAAAAACATTCTACATTAGATATGGTCAATCTTACATTGTTTggttaaaactacaaaaaaagttGTAAGCAGTGCATATTTGGCAATGGTCCTTTGCCTAGTGTTTGGACAGCagcaaaaatatgtatttttgttccataaacaaataaaatagtttgcaTTCGGTCTCCACATTGTGTTCtttagtatttaaaatgtttatcttaGTTCACAAAGTCTGTATAATGTAGTTAAATTGGCACTACTATATCTATAAAGGACAGTATATGTGAGAAGATATGATGCCGGGggttaaggaaaaaaataattaattattagaAGCTTAGAATGGCTTTTTTGATGAAATAAAGCTTGGCTGTTGGTGAGAAAAAACACACCCAAATCTACCTGGCAACAACAACTGGTCCACACAAGTCCACaagaaaaagatttattttattttgagcttTTGGTTATCTAAGGTCACATTCTGAATCTACATTTTTTTCTAGTGGTGGCAATGTGTTTTGCACTGTTCTATATGCAGTGGAAGTAGTGGTCCACACAATGAACTATGAGGACGGAGTCCACACAATGTATTAAAGAcatgtagtgtgtgtgtgtggtgtgtgtgggtgtgtgttggtgtgttgtgTGTCATGTTTTGATGAGCATGCAGTCCCTCATAATTTAAAAGTGCTCCAGATAGCCCCTAAGTAATGGCCGTGTAGCAGAGCAGTGCAGGAACCGAACCTCTCATTTTCTGTTAGCTAAAGTTATTGAGTCACATTCAAAGCAATCCCTTTTTAGAAccgtaaaatatgttttgatggGACTCTTGTTTGGCTGcgggttgtttgtttttttctgttttttttttttttttttttcattttgcatgtTGGGGGTTGGGCAAATGACaggtttttaaaatcatatCGCTTTGCTCttgtttgaattttatttaaatcagattaatttGATTTTTGCAGTTTCCTCTCCTCTTGTTTTGAGTGACCTCAGCTGTCTTATCACACAAAAAAGATTAACCCAGGGGAAGGAGTTTACTTATTGAGTACACTGATAAAGGTTTAAAATTGGGATGGTTAATGACTATAACGAGAACTGCCGGTTTCTGCGTGTTTCTGCTGTGGTTTGGTGCCTAAacaaatgcactgcaaaaacggaactaaaataagtaaaatgttcttaaaattagtgtatttgtccttgatttgaacaggtaaataagatgatttgccagtggaataagatttttgcacttaaaataggaacattcatctccatcatcttatttccaattgcaggatgtctaaatatcttattttagggggtcAAAATACTGATTCCACTGGccgataatattatttacctgctcaaatcaggacAATACACctaactttaagaaaatttcacttatttttagatcggtttttgcagtgtggtccGTTGAATTACAACAGAGTGGTAGGACTGGATTTGGAACCTCAAGGGTGTTCCTCTGAAAAGGTTTTCTGGCCTAAACGGCGATTGGCTCATCGACTGCTTTAAAGTTCCAAGAGCAATCCTGTTGGATGTCTTTAGTAGCCGTAGCCTTTATGAGAGTGACTTTGCACACTACACGCATTACGCAGAGAGAGCTGTTTTTCCAGACGCAGCGGGTTAATTGACTGCACACATTTTCATTAAAGCAGCCTCACAGGATGGCTATCTTTATCTTTACTTTTCATTCAAGTTCATAAACACTTAAATGAACCTCCAGGTTTTGGTACGGACTAAAAGCAGGATGCAGGAGGGCGGTTACTCGTGGTGACTGTGGATCAGTGAAATAGTAGTCATCATCAGAGTTgagggtttgattccagctccCCCTATCCCCCCATGCACGCATCAAAATCTCTTgacaagaaataaataagaactTTCACTTCACATGTCTTGTTctcattgtttttctgttgttaacACAGTAGTTCANNNNNNNNNNNNNNNNNNNNNNNNNNNNNNNNNNNNNNNNNNNNNNNNNNNNNNNNNNNNNNNNNNNNNNNNNNNNNNNNNNNNNNNNNNNNNNNNNNNNNNNNNNNNNNNNNNNNNNNNNNNNNNNNNNNNNNNNNNNNNNNNNNNNNNNNNNNNNNNNNNNNNNNNNNNNNNNNNNNNNNNNNNNNNNNNNNNNNNNNNNNNNNNNNNNNNNNNNNNNNNNNNNNNNNNNNNNNNNNNNNNNNNNNNNNNNNNNNNNNNNNNNNNNNNNNNNNNNNNNNNNNNNNNNNNNNNNNNNNNNNNNNNNNNNNNNNNNNNNNNNNNNNNNNNNNNNNNNNNNNNNNNNNNNNNNNNNNNNNNNNNNNNNNNNNNNNNNNNNNNNNNNNNNNNNNNNNNNNNNNNNNNNNNNNNNNNNNNNNNNNNNNNNNNNNNNNNNNNNNNNNNNNNNNNNNNNNNNNNNNNNNNNNNNNNNNNNNNNNNNNNNNNNNNNNNNNNNNNNNACATATAAAGGAGCTTcttgtatatttttgtattatttgaaTGACATCGCAGCTGAAATGCTTATTACAGTTGACAAATATCCTTTTGGACcgtaggcaaaaaaaaaaaaaaaaaaaacaaccgaACAAAATATTCAGAAAGACCACAATTTAAAGAGCAAAATATGTATATAGGtgtaaatattgtaaataagGCTGAGAGCAAAAAAAGAGGGAACGttcttattttgattttatattCTAACACACAACATGTATGAGGTGATTCAGGGGTGATCAGCTGCACTGCCCAGTGACAGGACTCTGTCGTTCATATAAGCTGAACTGCTGTCTGAAATGATTTCCTACCCTCCCTGCAGGGTTAAACGTATCAGTGTTTTTCCTCTGAACATGAGCTACACTCGCACCTTAGCTTTTGGAGCTCTTTGATAAACTAACAAACAGCAAATAATCCGAACCCTCCTGCAGGCTTTAGTTTACTTTTCTCATAGGTTTTCAATAGTGCACTATTATCGGATTTGCTTTCTTTACCATGTTCATATTGTGTCGTTAAGAGAAATATCATGATATATGTAGAGTACAGGACATTTATTATACCGAGCTGATGACTCCACATATTTGTTTCATCTGCTTTTATTCCGATGTCAGCATTAAATGTTTCCAAGCTAGGCAGCAAGGTAGAAAAACATCTCAgatttttagtatttatttatatcgtgctacattttattatatCATCTATTTCTGTAtgctgtttttacttttgaaataaagtagagttatattttaaactgtgttttattgttgttgatgaTAAGAaatgatctgtttttttaatgtttctacaTGTATGCATGTGAGACATGCTTGTTGTTAgtttgtgtgtgagagagacttactgagagggggaaaaaaatcacttctaactgctgccccctagtggttactcctccacactgcaaaaactaatgGCATACTCATGCTCGACATTATCAAACTTTGGTACAAGTACCATTTAATGATACTTGGATTGCCGTTATAGAATTaatgtaggtgtgtgtgtgtgtgtgtatatatatatatatatatatatatatatatatatagcataaaagtataatttttgCCAGTCATCTCATCAAGTTAGAGTGATATGttccaagcctttgtttcttataattttgattattttggcTTGCTGTTTATGAaaatccaaatttcagtgtctcAGACAATTTGAATACTGTGAAAAAGCTAATTATTGGAAACTCATGGTCTCACCCTATGCAGCTAATCAACTCAAACACCTGCAacaggtttcctgagcctttaaaCAGTCTCTCACTACTCTGGGACAATAGGTTACACAATCATGgtgaagactgctgactggtcagatgtccagaagacagtcatcGACAACCTTCACAAGGACGGTAAACCGCAAAAGGtaattgctgaagaagctggttgttcacggAGTTCTGTGCCCAAcaatattaacagaaaattaaGTGGAAGCTTGAAGTTGGGTAGGAAAaagctgtaggcccggatttgacctgcatcatccatgtgcgtttgcGTCACGTAATtatgtcggagttaaaggctgtccggaTTAAGCACAGCAgcccaaagctcctttcctactcACGAGGTAGTTCGTCTCTTAACTTGTCCTTGTATCCAGCCAGAGATTTTGTATTGTCTAAATTTTTTCACATCATAATCACCcacttcaatgtattttcatACCTTGTTAAAAtgcctaataaataaaatatatcaaaagtCACCTTATTAGTAAATAGAGGCTGCAcaagtgcattttattttcagtataaatccagatgtGCTCATAGGTTTGTTAGAGACCATTGGTGAACacacagcatcatgaagaccaaggaacacagcagatgtGCAGCTTACAGCAGAAACCAAAAGTTACATTTCCAGCTTTTACCGTCTCAGAAAGCTCCCTTCAGTCCACCATCTGCATCATGCAGAAATGAGATGAGCAAACCTGCCAAATACCCATAGTAACTCTGCAGAAGTTGTCATGAACCTCTTGGAACTGAGTCACAATGaaaatctgtggaaagataTGGACATTGatgatgctctccatccaaacATCCCAAGCttaagctgttttgcaaagatgaATTTGGAAAAACATTAGTGTCTAGaagtgcaaagctggtaaagacgTACCCCAAAAAGACTTAATACTGTAACTGCAAAGAAGGGTCGTTCCACCAAGTGTGGACCCCATGGGGCTGAATACCAACAcaacactttatttttatttttatttgaattaactGGACAGttattctaataaaaaaacaaaaacttattcTTCATGAAGATGTTCCCGGTGTCAGAGCAGCTTAACAGGCTGTTTAGGATTTAGAGTCGAATTCGCTGGAATCTCAGACAGGGGATCAGAGTTTTGTTGTCAGGCACCGAGTCATTGTGGGTTTCAGTGAGGACAGTTTGGTCTTCTTGGTGAGATTGCTGCGAGCATCCTGCCCCGCCAGGAAGTAAAGGATGGGGTCCACGCAGCTGTTGGCGCTAGCCAATGGCCGCGTCACCTTGTAGGCCACGCTGGCAGACTCCAGCAAAGAGCAGCTGATCTGATGGACACACGATGCATATCAGAGTAGTTTTAACAACCCTGTAACGCAGTTCAAATCAGAACCAGGGGGTGGGCTTACCTGTGACGGATTGACCTGTCTCAGGTATCTAAATGAGTAGTACAGACTCCGGGTGAGGTGGAACGGCAGGAAGCACAGCATGAACGCTGCCAGcacaataataatcatcttcACCGACTTCTGCTTGGACCGTTGGGCCGTTCGACCCCCTCCTCCACCTTCAGCCCCGTGGTCAGACCCCCAGTGGGGCTCCAGAAGCTTCCGGACCATGAGGCCGTAGCAAACCATCACCACCATGAAGGGCAGGGCAAACATCAGCACCGACACAACGGAGCTGTACACCAGGAAGTCGTCGAAAAGCTCCGGACTGGTGGTGTCGTAGCAGACTCGCTCTGTCTTTTGATCCCTGAGAGACAACAcagataaatagataaaaagcTGCAGAAGCACAAGCGGCAAACTGCAGATTTGTTGGCGAGTGGGCGGACGGTGCGTTCAGTTTTGACCCATTTAGGCACCAGAAGATGAGATGGCTAACCCTAACCCGTAGGCAGCACTTGTGAAAGAGCAATAGAGTTCGGTCACCTTGTTCTGGAGAAGTAGAGAACTGGAGCCTGGCAGAATAAGACGAAGGCCCACACCGCCACCGACACCAGCCTGGCCCGACGAGCACTGACCCAGCTGAGGGAGCGGACGGGGTGGCAGATACCGACGAACCGATGGAGACTGATGCAGCACAGGAACAATATAGAACCTGccaaacaaacacatcatttcaATTCCCACGcacatattttattgaaatattatgTGGTTAGTCATCACAAAGTTGATTATGAAGTAGTAGGAACATAATGTACAGCACACTGTTTAAAGGTGACCTGTTATGCTTCCTTTTTAACATTTAGGATAGGTCTGTGGGCGATACAAAACAAGTTCATTACAtgttttgcacaaaatcattctcagataaCGTGATTTCACCTCCCCCGTTTCAcctattttgagctcctttcagaatgagctgtttttaggGCTCTGGCGCTTTATGCACGTGAAAATGGCTGTAAACGAATGTTCGATGATACACCCGTGCATCGTTGACCCTGAATCAGGCCCAGAAACTGGAGAAGTGGAGCCTCCTGCACAATCAGCAAAGGTAGAGAAATAAcaccagagtgtatttgggagattctttcactctgaggagtggaagagcaggtaagacgatCTTGCATGTGCGCAGTTATTCCAAAACATTACTTGGGTATTTCTTACCTGCATTTCGTCCACTATATCTTTAAGTATACCTTCAAGCATTAATGCATATGTTGTGTATGTGATTTGTTCCAATAATAATTAGAACTTCAATGTAAGATGTAAGATTAAATTTTAGTGTGTTATAGTTTTACTTGGCTTGGGACACTTGGTGAGGAGCTGGACTCTgctttgctggggttgccatgTGAGGGGCAGAGCCCGCTGATTGTGATGTCAAAATCAGGAGGATTTTTAAACGGCTCATTTTCTAAACACCaacaatacatttaattattgccaaaaaaaaacagctggatgtttttttttttttttagctcttggactgtttctagaagcagtagaaacccaaatggaagtacaaataaatgcaaaagttGATTTTTCATAATACGTCACCTTTAAaatgatatataaataatttatggCATTCTTAATGGCATAGCATTATGCTATGGCATATAGTGAGGTGGCTTTCAAGATTAATCTGTGCAAcacatttcacatttgtttGCTGTATCAGAGGGGTGTGCAGCCCGTACCATACAAGTTGGCGTAAAACAGGAAGCGTATCAGCTTGCAGAACGGCTCACTGAAGGGCCAGTCGTTCTCGTCGGCGTAGTAGTAGATGAGGAAGGGCAGGGTAAAGATGTAGAGCGTGTCGCACATCGTCAGGTTGAACATGTAGATGGTGGAGGGCTTCCAGTGCTTGGTGCGGAACACGATCACAAAGAGAGCCGTGGCGTTCAATGCCAGGCCAACGACAAAGACCAGAGCATAGCTGACGGGAAGGAGAATGAACTTAAAGTTTTCGTTAAACACACAGCTGTTGTTGGTATGGTTGGTCATGCTGAGGTCAGAGTGGGCCATGTTGATGGTGAGAGCACCTATAGGGGAAGAGGGAAAGTGGATATCTGtgagttttatttaatattccACCGATATTCAAACAGCTGGAGTCTGTCCCTGAATATGGAGCGTTGCCATGTCCACATTTAGGGGGTTGCATACTTGGGAAGACATAGTCTACGTAGTCCGGGTTCCTATGAAGGATACAGCCTCTGAATTTGGACACAGCAGGTGTTTCAGGATGCTGATTTGGTCAATCTACAGCAGCACAGTTCAGAACACAGCATTCAGAAGGATGGTCAAAGTTATTCGGTGCTGCTAGCGTCATGTGATTGTTTCTGAGTGGGTGTTAGAAT from Fundulus heteroclitus isolate FHET01 chromosome 18, MU-UCD_Fhet_4.1, whole genome shotgun sequence encodes the following:
- the p2ry2.1 gene encoding P2Y purinoceptor 2, producing MAHSDLSMTNHTNNSCVFNENFKFILLPVSYALVFVVGLALNATALFVIVFRTKHWKPSTIYMFNLTMCDTLYIFTLPFLIYYYADENDWPFSEPFCKLIRFLFYANLYGSILFLCCISLHRFVGICHPVRSLSWVSARRARLVSVAVWAFVLFCQAPVLYFSRTRDQKTERVCYDTTSPELFDDFLVYSSVVSVLMFALPFMVVMVCYGLMVRKLLEPHWGSDHGAEGGGGGRTAQRSKQKSVKMIIIVLAAFMLCFLPFHLTRSLYYSFRYLRQVNPSQISCSLLESASVAYKVTRPLASANSCVDPILYFLAGQDARSNLTKKTKLSSLKPTMTRCLTTKL